A single Tenacibaculum sp. Bg11-29 DNA region contains:
- the pfkA gene encoding 6-phosphofructokinase, whose translation MEKIKKIAVMTSGGDSPGMNAAIRSVVRACAYYRTECMGIYRGYQGLIEGDLVPFTARSVNNIINKGGTILKSARSKDFRTKEGRLKAYENLKEHNVDALVVIGGDGSFTGGVVFNKEFSFPIIGIPGTIDNDISGTTHTIGYDTALNTAVEAIDKIRDTASSHNRLFFVEVMGRDAGFIALNAGVGAGAEEILIPEENLGVERMLESLKKSRRTGKSSSIVVVSEGDKTGKNVFELADYVEANLPEYEVRVSVLGHMQRGGSPTCFDRVLASRLGVKAVELLLDNQTNLMVGLQNNKIVATDLEKAIKGENSIDMELLRVSDIMTT comes from the coding sequence ATGGAAAAAATAAAAAAAATAGCAGTCATGACTTCAGGAGGGGATTCTCCTGGTATGAATGCGGCAATTAGATCGGTAGTAAGAGCATGTGCTTATTATCGTACTGAATGTATGGGGATTTACAGAGGTTATCAAGGGTTAATAGAAGGAGATCTAGTTCCTTTTACAGCGCGTAGCGTAAATAATATTATTAATAAAGGAGGAACGATATTAAAATCAGCAAGGTCAAAAGATTTCAGAACTAAAGAAGGTAGATTAAAAGCATACGAAAACCTTAAAGAACATAATGTTGATGCTTTGGTTGTAATTGGTGGAGACGGTTCGTTTACGGGAGGTGTAGTTTTTAATAAAGAGTTCAGTTTTCCTATTATAGGTATACCAGGAACTATAGACAATGATATTTCAGGAACCACACATACAATTGGGTATGATACAGCTTTAAATACAGCAGTTGAAGCTATTGATAAAATTAGAGATACAGCATCATCACACAATAGGTTGTTTTTTGTGGAGGTAATGGGAAGGGATGCTGGTTTTATAGCTTTAAATGCGGGTGTAGGAGCTGGAGCAGAAGAAATACTGATCCCAGAAGAGAATTTAGGAGTCGAAAGAATGCTAGAATCTTTAAAGAAAAGTAGAAGAACAGGAAAGTCATCTAGTATAGTAGTCGTTTCAGAGGGAGATAAAACAGGTAAAAACGTTTTTGAATTAGCTGATTATGTAGAAGCGAATTTACCAGAATACGAAGTGAGAGTTTCGGTTTTAGGACACATGCAAAGAGGTGGTTCACCTACTTGTTTTGATAGAGTTTTAGCCAGTAGGTTAGGAGTTAAAGCAGTTGAACTTTTACTTGATAACCAAACAAATTTAATGGTTGGTTTACAGAATAATAAAATTGTAGCCACTGATTTAGAAAAAGCAATTAAAGGAGAAAATAGTATTGATATGGAGTTATTAAGAGTCTCCGATATCATGACAACATAA
- a CDS encoding LacI family DNA-binding transcriptional regulator, which yields MQSTITLKNIALEAGYSISTVSKALNDSHEISSITKEKIRKIASSLNYIPNFFARNLKSKKNFIIGVIIPDFKNEFFYNLVNGITEETSDNSHRVMVYQTCNNPRKEINYINLLSEDIIDGLIVCTSFYSEKYLDDNKNYFNFSQKNTPFTIVNKKNKENIMSEKAKEYAVKYGKTLVNDLIVRIKQNNIQLKAS from the coding sequence ATGCAAAGTACAATAACCTTAAAGAACATTGCTTTAGAAGCAGGATATTCGATATCTACTGTCTCAAAAGCCTTAAATGATAGTCATGAAATTAGTAGTATAACTAAAGAGAAAATAAGAAAAATTGCCTCGTCGTTAAACTATATACCTAATTTTTTTGCACGAAACTTAAAGAGTAAAAAAAACTTTATAATCGGTGTGATTATACCTGATTTTAAAAATGAATTTTTTTACAATTTAGTAAATGGTATAACAGAAGAAACTAGTGATAATAGCCACAGAGTTATGGTTTATCAAACCTGTAATAACCCAAGAAAAGAAATTAATTATATTAATTTATTATCAGAGGATATAATAGACGGATTAATTGTGTGTACGAGCTTTTATTCAGAGAAATATTTAGATGACAATAAAAATTATTTTAATTTCTCACAAAAAAACACACCATTTACTATTGTAAATAAAAAAAATAAAGAGAATATTATGTCTGAAAAAGCAAAAGAATATGCTGTTAAATATGGAAAAACATTAGTAAATGACTTAATAGTTCGAATAAAGCAGAATAACATACAATTAAAAGCTTCTTAG
- the gap gene encoding type I glyceraldehyde-3-phosphate dehydrogenase: MIKIGINGFGRIGRIAFRAAINRSNVEVVAINDLLDVDYLAYLLKYDSVHGRFDGEISVKEGKLVVNGKEIRVTSERNPENLNWSEVGAEYIIESTGFFLTEEAANLHIKGGAKKVFISAPSKDAKMFVMGVNHTEMTKEDTIMSNASCTTNCLAPLAKVLNEKFEIVEGLMTTIHAATSGQGVVDSPNRDRRRGRSVLNNLIPASTGAAKAVTKVIPALEGKLTGMAVRVPVANVSLVDLTFKTKKSTSLAEIKAALKEASEGELKGVLGYTDEKVVSQDFVSETKTSIVDGDACLELNSTFYKVISWYDNEFGYATKIVDLLEYSASL, encoded by the coding sequence ATGATTAAAATAGGAATTAATGGATTTGGAAGAATAGGTAGAATCGCTTTTAGAGCAGCAATCAACAGAAGTAATGTTGAGGTTGTCGCGATTAACGATTTACTAGATGTAGATTATTTAGCATATTTATTAAAGTACGATTCTGTTCATGGACGCTTTGATGGAGAAATATCTGTAAAAGAAGGAAAGTTGGTTGTAAATGGAAAAGAAATTAGAGTTACATCTGAAAGAAATCCTGAAAATTTAAACTGGAGTGAAGTGGGAGCAGAATATATAATTGAATCTACAGGTTTCTTTTTAACAGAAGAGGCAGCAAATTTACATATAAAGGGAGGTGCAAAAAAAGTATTTATATCTGCACCATCTAAAGATGCAAAAATGTTTGTAATGGGGGTTAATCATACCGAAATGACCAAAGAAGATACTATTATGTCTAATGCTTCTTGTACAACGAACTGTTTGGCACCTTTAGCTAAGGTTTTAAATGAAAAATTTGAAATAGTAGAAGGTTTAATGACTACCATACATGCCGCAACATCTGGTCAAGGAGTGGTAGATAGTCCGAATAGAGATAGAAGAAGAGGTAGATCGGTTTTAAACAATTTAATACCTGCATCAACAGGAGCAGCAAAGGCAGTTACAAAAGTAATACCAGCTTTAGAAGGAAAATTAACAGGAATGGCAGTAAGAGTTCCTGTAGCAAATGTTTCTTTAGTAGATTTAACTTTTAAAACCAAAAAATCAACGTCATTAGCAGAAATTAAAGCAGCTTTAAAAGAAGCTTCTGAAGGAGAGTTAAAGGGGGTATTGGGGTATACAGATGAAAAAGTTGTATCACAAGATTTTGTATCAGAAACAAAAACATCAATTGTTGATGGAGACGCTTGTTTAGAATTAAATAGTACTTTTTACAAAGTAATCTCTTGGTATGATAATGAGTTTGGTTATGCAACTAAAATTGTTGATTTACTAGAATACTCGGCGTCTTTATAA
- a CDS encoding N-acetylglucosamine kinase: protein MILIADSGSTKCDWFLYELKSNKVVIRLRTEGINPSVLKKKHINDILKNSKELTNYKNIIEAVFFFGAGCNNIKGDKKVKDVFNSFFPVLSRIVIKEDLMLAVLSASQTPSVVCILGTGSNCCFFNGKTIEQKVKSMGYVLMDEGSGNHLGKQVLRSYYHKELPEDLKFSLEKEFNLNSDKVLSKLYGSKMPNKYLAKYARFLFENIEHPYAKNIITFCISEFIEKQLLKYESELKEVPLYFIGSVGYHARGIIKEELGKRNINLPKKFIRRPLTAFIQSIKEDELFLKKLE, encoded by the coding sequence ATGATTTTAATAGCAGACAGTGGTTCTACAAAATGTGATTGGTTTTTGTATGAACTTAAAAGTAATAAGGTAGTTATTAGGTTGCGAACAGAAGGAATAAACCCTTCAGTTTTAAAGAAGAAGCATATTAATGATATTCTTAAGAATAGTAAAGAATTAACCAATTATAAAAATATAATAGAAGCTGTTTTTTTTTTTGGTGCGGGATGCAATAATATAAAAGGAGATAAAAAGGTAAAGGATGTTTTTAACAGTTTTTTTCCTGTTTTATCAAGAATAGTAATAAAAGAAGATTTAATGTTGGCAGTTTTGTCCGCATCTCAAACCCCATCGGTAGTATGTATTTTAGGAACAGGTTCTAATTGTTGTTTTTTTAATGGGAAAACAATTGAACAGAAAGTAAAGTCAATGGGTTATGTCTTGATGGATGAAGGAAGCGGTAACCATTTAGGTAAACAGGTTTTAAGAAGCTACTATCATAAAGAACTTCCTGAAGATTTAAAATTTTCTTTAGAAAAAGAGTTTAATTTAAATAGTGATAAAGTGCTTTCTAAACTCTATGGATCAAAAATGCCCAATAAATATTTAGCTAAATATGCACGGTTTTTATTTGAAAATATAGAACATCCATATGCTAAAAATATTATAACCTTTTGTATATCAGAATTCATTGAAAAACAACTACTTAAGTATGAGTCAGAGTTAAAAGAAGTCCCATTATATTTTATAGGATCTGTAGGGTATCATGCAAGAGGAATAATCAAAGAAGAGTTAGGTAAAAGAAACATAAATCTGCCTAAAAAATTTATAAGAAGACCTTTAACAGCTTTTATTCAATCTATAAAAGAAGACGAATTATTTTTAAAAAAACTAGAGTAG